The genomic region ATCGAACGGAAGACGGTCTACACCCTGCTCGCCAACCCCGTCCGCAGGTGGCAGTTCGTCGCCGGGAAGTTCCTCGGGCTGCTGATGGTGCTCGCGATGAACGTCGTCGCGATGGCGGCCGTGCTCGCCCTCGCGATCGTGTGGATCGGCGGCACGGCCCTGGAGTTGTGGCCCGCCGTGCTCCTCACGTTCGTCCAGCTCGCGCTCGTCGCGGCCTTCGCGATCCTCTTCTCCTCCTACACGAACCCGATCCTGGCGGCGGTGGGGACGGGAGCGGTGTACGTCGTCGGGCATCTCTCCTGGAGCTTCGAGCTGCTCAAGGCCCGCGCGAGCGGAGCCGCCGCGCGCGCCGCCTGCGACGCCCTGCACGCGCTGCTCCCGAACCTGGACCGACTCGACGTGAAGGCCCAGGCGGTGCACGGCATCGCGCTCCCCCAGGGCTACGTCGCGGCGGGGGTCGTCTACGGGCTGGCCTACGCGCTGGCGGTCGTCGTCCTCGCCTGCGTCGTCTTCGAGCGACGGGAGTTCGCGTGAGGCGGGGGCTGATCGCGGCGGGACTCGTCGTCGCGCTGGGGGCGGGCGCCCACGTCGCGCGGGCGAGGCTGGACGCGTTGGCCGCCGCGCCGCCGTCGGGTCGGCCGCTCCTGTACCTGCCGAACGGGCGCTACCTGAAGGCCGCGAGCCTGGGGCACGCGCCGCTCGTCGCCGATTTCGTCTACCTCTGGGCGATCCAGTTCTACTCCGACTACGAGCGTCGGGACCGGTTCCGCTACGTCGAGCACCTCTTCGGTCGCGTGATCCCCGAGCTCGATCCGCGCTACGTCGATCCGTACTGGATCGGCGCGCTGATCCTCACCGTCGAGGCGCGGGACCTCGAGGGGGGGCTGCGGATCCTCGAGACCGGCTTCCGCAACAACCCCCGGCAGTGGGTGCTGCTCTACCTCGCCGGCTGGGAGTGCTCGACCGCCGGGCAGCCGGCGCGCGCCGCCGAGTACTTCGGGCGTGCGGCGGCGATTCCCGGCGCGCCCGCGCAGCTGCGTCGTCTCCAGGCGGGGATGGTGGCCAAGTCCGGCGATCTCGAGGAGGCGCTCCACACCTGGCGCGCGCTTCTCGACGACCCGGCCTCCGATCCCACCACGCGCGGGATCGCCGACCGCCAGGTGCGCGACCTCACCGTGAAGCGGGACGTCCAGTCCCTCGAGCAGGCGGTGGCCCGGTTCCGCGAGCGGGCGGGACGGCCGCCGCGCACCCTCGAGGAGCTCGTCGCGCGCGGCGTCGTTTCCCGGCTTCCGCTCGATCCCGACGGCCTCCCTTACGCGTACGACCCGGCGAGAGGCGTCGTGTCCAGCTCCGCCGGACGCATCCTGGGGGACCGTTGAGCGCGCTCGTCTTTCTCGTCGGGCTGATCGTGGGGAGCTTTCTCAACGTCTGCATCCATCGGCTCCCGCTGGGGGAGAACATCGCCTTTCCCGGGTCGCACTGCCCGAAGTGCGGGGCCGCGATCCGCTGGTACCAGAACGTCCCCGTCCTCTCGTGGCTCGCGCTGCGGGGACGGTGCGCCGCCTGCCGGGCTCCGATCGCCTGGCGGTACCCGATCGTCGAGCTGCTCTCCGGGATCGCCGCGCTCTCGGCCTTCGCCGCGTACGGTCCCACGCTCGCGTTCGCGATCGCCCTCGCGTACGCGTGGATGCTGCTCGTCCTGTTCTTCACCGACTGGGACCACCACCTCCTCCCCGACGCGATCACCCTGACCGGTTTCGCGGCGGGGATGGCGATCGCCGCGTTCAACCCGTTCCTCGCCGGGGAGGGCAGCTGGGGACGGATCTGGACGGCGCTTCTCGGCGCGGCGCTGGGCTCGGGCATCCTCTGGGGGATCGGCGCGGTGTGGAAGCGACTCCGCGGCGTGGACGCCATGGGCCTGGGCGACGTGAAGATGATGGCGATGGTCGGCGCCTTCACGGGGCCCTCGGGGGTGTTGTTCACGCTGTTCTTCGGGTCGATCGTCGGCGCGATCGTCGGGGTCGCGAGGATCCCGTTCCGGGGCGGATCGCTCCGCGACGAGCTTCCGTTCGGATGTTTCCTCGCCCCGTCGGCGCTCGTCGCGATGCACGGCGCGAGGCGCGCGATCGACGCCTACCTCGCCTTCGTCGGGTTCGGGGCGTGAGGTGGCGGAACCGCGCCTGGGCCGGTTCGGTTTCCAGCTCCGCGTGACGCTCGTCCTCCTCGTCCTTTTCCTGGCCGCCGCCGACCTCGTCAACCTGATGCTCCTCGGTCAGGCCCGGGAGGCGCTGGAGGTCGCGGAGTCGGAACGGGTGCGGTCCCGCGCGCGCGAGGTGGCCCGGGCGCTCGGGTCGGCGCCCATCGACGCCGCGGGGCTCGCCCGGACCGCGCGCGACTTCGACCTGCGCCGCCTCGCTCTGTTCGAGCCCGGCGGGAACATCCTCGCCGCTTGGCCCGAGCGCTCCCGGTTCTGGCCCGAGCTCGACGCGGACACGCGTGCGGCGCTCGCCGCAGGCCGCGCCGCGTCGTTCCGGGACTCCGGGGAGGGGAGGGACGGGATGGTGGCGCTCGTCCCGGTGCTCGATCCGTCGGGCGTGTGGCTGCGCGGGGTGGCGGTGGAGCAGGCGGCGCCCGCGCTCGCGACGGTCGAATCACGCGCCCGGACGCTCCGGGTGGTCCAGGCGATCGGCATCGTCGTGATCGGAGGGCTGGCGCTGGTCTTCGCGCGCTGGGTCAGCCGTCCCTACCGCAGCCTCGTCGCGGCGGCGGGGGACGCGGGACTCGCCCCGGTCGCGCTCGACGCGGACGGCGACCCCGACGCTCTCGCGCAGGCGTTCCGTCGCGTGGCCGAGAAGCTCCGCGAGCAGGAGGCCGCGCTCGGCCAGGCGGGTCGCGAAGGGGGCGGGCTCGGCGACCTCGTGCGATTCGCGACGGGGCCGGCGCGCGGGATGACGACGGGGGTCGTCGTGGTGGACCGCCGCGGAAAGCTCGCGGCGCTCAACGCCTCGGCCGAGGCGCTGCTCGGCGTGCGCGGCGTCGACGTGGCCGGTCAGCCGCTCGACGCCGCCGCGCGGGAGGTCGAGGGGTTGCGCGAGCTCGTCGTGGCGTGTCTCGAGCGCGGCCGGTCGGCCACGCGCGAGGTGCTCGAGGTGCGACGCCCCGACGGCCGCGGTGCGCACCTGGGGGTCTCGGTTTCTCCGGCGACGGCGGGCCCGTCGGGGGAGGTCGCCGGCGCGCTCGTCCTGATGACCGACCTCACCGAGATCCGGCGCCTCCAGGAACAGGCACGAACGCGCGACAACCTCGCGGCGGTCGGCCAGCTGGCGGCGGGAATCGCGCACGAGTTCCGCAACGCCCTCGGCACGATCCTCGGCTGGGCGCGGATGCTCGAAAAGCGCGACGACCCCAGGGTTCGCGGGCCCGCGCAGGAGATCATCAAGGAGGTCGACGCCGTGCGCGCCTCGCTCGACGAGTTCCTCCTCTACGCGCGCCCGCAGGAGCCGGCCCGCGTGCCGGTGGATCTCGACGACCTCGTCCGGCGTTGCGTGGCGAGCGCCCCGGAGGGGCTCGGCGTCGACGCGGAGGGGGAGTTCGGCACGGTCGTCGGGGACGAGGCCCTGCTCCGCCGGGTCTTCGGGAACCTCCTGCAGAACGCCGCGGACGCCGGGCGCGAGGCGGGGCGCGCCGTCTCGGTGAGGATCGTCGGCCGCAGGAGCGGATCCGGACGGCACGTCCAGATCGACGTGGAGGACGACGGCCCGGGCATCCCCCCCGAACGCCGCCGCGAAGTCTTCGTGCCGTTCTTCACCACGCGGGCGAAGGGGACGGGGCTCGGGCTCGCCCTGGTGCAGCGGACGCTGGTCGACCTCGGCGGAAGCGTGGAGGTGGGGGACGGGCCGAGGGGCGGGGCCTCCTTCCGGATCCGGCTTCCCCTGCACGACGGCGACGGCGCAGTGTAACGAAATGTAACAGGCACTCCCGGCCGAGGGAGGACAGCCGCTGCGCCGGCAGCGGAGCCATCCTCGCAAACCATTGAATCTTATCGTCTTGTGTTCGGCGCGGACCCCGGATCGCCGTGGCACGCCGGATGCTGTTCCGTCTCGTCGATCGGAGGGACGTGATGAACCCGAGGGTGCGGAGTACATCGAGGGGCTTCTCGGCGGCCGAGCTGCTCATCGTCATCGCCATCATCGGCCTGCTGGTCGCCGTGGCGGTGCCGCTCGTGAACAACCAGGTCCGTCAGGCCAAGGCCCGCGGCGCGGCGGACGCGATGGGGGTCGACCTCCGGGCCGCACGCATGCTCGCGGTCACCAAGCAGCAGGACATCCCGTTCGTCCTCGAAGTCGATCCGGTCAACGCCTACCGGTACACCGGCAACGACGGAAAGGTCCGCCGGTTCGTGCTCCCGGTGGGGGTCCGCATCCTCGGATCGTCCACCCCCACGACGATCACCTTCCGCCCGAACGGCTCGATCGCCGCCCAGGCGACGACCGTGGTCGAGATCGCGATGTCGGGATCGGCGACGGCGAAGGAGACCTACACCATCGTGACGTCGACGGCGGGGATCCCGAAGACGACCAAGACCCGGACGAACTGAGGAGGGGGCGATGCACTCGAGGAACGAACGCGGATTCAGCCTCGTCGAGCTCATCCTGGCGCTCGGTCTCCTGGCCGGCGTCATGCTCGCGATCGCGGGGATGTTCTCCATCGGCGGAAAGCAGGTGAAGAGCGGACGGACCTCGAGCGAGGCCCTCGCCGTCGGCCGGCAGATCCTCGAGGAGATGAACGGCTGGGCCTACCGGCAGACCTACGAGAATTTCGGGCTCGACGGGGCGGCGGCGAGTTATTCGGTCGACACGCGTGCGAACACGAGCACCTTCGCCCAGAAGTGGCACGCGACCCTGCAGTCGAAGCTCGGGGCGAGCGCCTACGCCACGATCGCGCTCTCGTCGGTCGTGGGCACCGGCACCGCTCCCGTCATGAACAGCGCCGTCGCGAAGAACTACCGCGTCACGGTCACCGTGCACTGGAACGAGATCACCCGTCCCCGGACGGTGACCGTCGCCACGGTGCGCATGTGAGGAGGACCGCCATGGATCCCGCGAAACTCGCCCGCCGCCGACCCGACAGCGGTCTCACGCTGGTCGAGATCCTCGTCGCGACCGCCGTGCTCGCGATCGCGATCGTGATCGCGCTGATGATCTACGACCAGTCCCGGCGCTCGTTCAAGCAGGGCGAGAACGCCGTGGAGCAACAGCAGGCGGTCCGCATCGCGTTCGACCGGCTCAACGCCGACCTGCGGATGGCGGGGTACAACTACAACCCGGACGGCAACGTCGCTTCGGTCGACGAGCAGATCGAAGCGGCGTACGACGGCGCGATCGTCATCCGCGGCGACTTCGACGGCCAGGAGGAGCCCGCGCTCGTCGGCCCCGCGGCGGCGTCGGTCTCGGTCGGCAACGACGAGATCGTGATCTACGCGCTGAGCAAACCCGAGTGGATCTCCTCCGGGACCGGCGGCCAGACGCTCACCTTCAGCGCGGACGTCCAGGAGGAGCCGCGCGACGGCGAGGTCGAGACGGTCAGCGTCCCCAACGTCGCGCTCGTCCAGACCGCGGCGGAAGCGCCGTACACCCTCTACCGGATCACGCTCAACGCGGACGAGAGCACCTGGGGGAGCGGCGGGTTCATCACCCGAACGCCGCTCGTCGAGAACATCCGCTCGATGACCTACCGCTACTTCGGGCAGACCCAGACCCAGATCAACACGCTCGACCTCGGCTCGGCGACCGACGACATCGGCGGCGCCGAGACCGCCGCGTCCAAGGCGACCCGGCTGGGAATCCGCCGCGTGAACGTGTCGCTCATCGGATTGACCCGCGATCCCGACATGAACTACGTCGACCCCGCCGACGCGGAGCCGAGCACGCGGAGGTACCGGAAGTTCGAGCTCGTCGGCGACGTGACCCCGCGCAACCTCGGGATGAAGGGGATCCGCGACCTGATCGGCGATTCCAGCCCCCCGTCGCAGCCGGGAGCGCCGACCCTGCTCGCCGGCCACTGCGGGGGGCTCTACGTGTCCTGGCCCCCGAACGACGCGGAGGAGGGCGTGACCTCGTACCGCGTGCTCATCGGCACGACGGCGGGAAGCCCGACCTCCTCGCGCAGCTCGAGCACGAACGCCGCGTACGTTTCGGGGCTGACCACGGGGACGACCTATTACGTCGCGATCACCGCGCTCGACGCCGCGGGCAACGAGTCCATCCGGTCGAGCGAGCGCAACGCCGCGGTCACGAACACGACGGTCCCCTCCGCTCCGGCGACGGTGAGCGCGACGGACTCCCAGCCGGACGCCGTCAACGTGACGTGGACCGCCGTGACGACGAACACGGCGGCGCTCGCCGGAGATCCGCAGTCGCCGACCATCCGCGACCTGGCGGGTTATCGCATCTACCGCGGAACCTCGGCGAACTTCAGCCCCGCGGCCGGGAATCGGATCGTCGACGAGACCGTCTCGAAGCCGAGCCCCACCCCTTCGGCTCCGGACACGACGGTCGTCAACTGCCGCGACTACTTCTACAAGGTGCGCGCGGTGGACTCCTGCGGGACCGAGTCGGACGACGCCCCCGGGGCGCTCGGCGAGGCCGGGCGCGCGGAGAGCGAGGTCGAGCCGGCGACGCCGCAGAACGTGCAGGCGTTCATCACGGGAGTGAGCCGCGTCACGGTGTCGTGGGACGTCGTCAACGAAAACATCAAGGGCCAGCCGATCCGGATCGACGACTACGAAGTCATCGGCCGGCGCTGCCTGATCCTCGACACCGACTGCCAGAACGATCCCAGCGGTTACACCCCCGTCGGCACCGCGACCAACGGCAATCTGAGCCTGGTGGACACCGGTGCCTCCGGGATCGACGTCCTCAGATCCTGGTACTACCGGGTGCGGGCCAAGGACGATTGCCCGAACTACTCGAGCTGGTCGGAGCTGGCCACCGCGCGGTGCACCTTTCTGGGCAGCCTGACCTGGGTCACGCCCAACGACGGCGACCCGGTGTCGGGAGTGACGCCGATCCGTGTCGCGGCGTACAGCGCGGGCGTCGAGACCTACGCGGACGCCAGCCTCACGATCGTCCACGGCGCGTCGGGGGCGACGGAGACGCGCATCCTCAGCCCGCGGGTCGTGGGCGACACGACGTATTTCGAGTACGACTGGCTGGCCACCCCTCCGGGGCAATACACGCTGACGATCACGGTACCCAACGCGGGGGGGTGCACGAAGTCGAGCTCGATCCAGCTCAACGCCGCTCCCACGGTGGCCTGTTGCCTGTCGTTCAACCCCGGAGTCGCCGGTGCGGCGCGGTTCCTCAGCTGCACGAACGAGACCACGGACGGGAACGATCAGGAATGCCGGGACCTGAACTACAAGTTGTGGAACAACGCGTGCCTGACCTCCGTGAGGGTCGACTCGCTGACGATCGCCTGGACCAACGTGAAGGCACCCCAGCTGACGCGTCCCGCGCTCCTGGAGGAGGTCTTCTTCGGCGGCAGCAGCGTCTGGGTCCCCGGGAACGCGGCGACGCCGGCGTCGACGACGTTCTCCTCCAGGCCACCGCTGGTGCCGTACACCCGCAACGCGGCGAACACGGTCGATGTGACCTACCGGTTCGCCGACGAGATGTCGCGGGAGGCGGGCGGCAAGCATCAGCCCGTCGACACGACGTTCAACTTCACCCTGCTCGATTCGGCCGGCGCGCCCACGGGGATCACCGGAACGTGCGGCGTCCCGAACGGATTCAGCTTCTCCGTGCCCGATCCGCTCAGCACGACCACCCCGTAACCGGAGGACGACGATGACGAACCCGACGATGCGACTGCCTTCCCCGCGCGCGCGGGAGCGCGAGCGCGGATCGGCTCTCGTGATCGCCGTCCTGGTGACGGTGATCCTGACCCTGCTCGGCGTCGCGTTCCTGCTGATGGGCGAGACCGAGAACAAGATCGCCGAGAACGAGAAGCTCTCGGCGCAGGCCCTCTACTTCGCCGAGGCGGGGACGCGACAGGTCAAGCGCTGGTTCGACCGCCCGCGGGGCACGACCGGGTACAACTGGAACCTGCACAACCCGCCGCCGGGCGTGTTGCGGCGGGACCTCCGGATCCTCGATCCCGACGGTCCGGGGCCGACGGCGGCGGCGGCGACCGACGGCAACGCGGGAGGCGCCCTGCCGAACTACAAGCAGGGGGTGGACGTCAACCTCGACGGGTTCGACGATGTCTTCGACCGTCCCTACCGGCCGACCCCGCTCGACATGTTCATGGGGACGGCCGACGGGCCGGACATCCGCATCGACCGCGCGTTCAACAACGCGTCGAAGGCCTTCCTCGACACGTTGTCCGAGCGCCTGCTCGCGAACTTCCCGGTCGCGGCGGCGAACATCGCCGCCCGGATCTCGCGCATCGACGTCTACTCGGCGCCGTACCTGCAGATCGGGCCGAACTGGACCCGTTACGGCGTGGCGACCGTCGCCGTCACCGCCCAGATCGTCAAGACCGAGAACGCCGTGGAGCGCGTGCTCGCGCAGCGCACCATCCGCGCGGTGATCAACGAGACCCCGTACCCGGGCCCGTTCGGCCCGCTGCACTCCTGCGACATGCTGAACTGGAACGGATCCTTCCGGGTCCACTGGGGCGCGGCGACGGCCAAGGGGCCGGGAGTCTCCGACATCCCGAGCAACATCAACTCGAAGTTCGACCGGAGCCTGTCGCGCCTGAAGCCCCCGAACGGGAAGGCCGAGGCGTTCTACAACGGCGATTCGGCGACCTTCACGGCGATGGCGACGGCGCTGGAGACGGCCGGGACCACGATCCCGGATCCCTGGTTCCGCTTCCTCGCCGGAGGCAACGTGGACGACTGGCCGTCGGCCGACGACCAGTACGAGCCGCCCGACGCCCCTCCGGCGGCCGGGGCGGACTACATCGATTACTCCAACATCATCCGGAACGTCCCCAACGTCGGGTGCCCGGACTTCGACTACGAAACCTGGAAGACGATCGCGCAGTCCGGGGGGAGCGACGTCTACTACTACACGTGGGTGTCGGGCGACCAGTTCCGCCTCAACAGCTCCGGCCCGCCGACGGCCTTCGCCACGATCACCGGCGGGAAGACCGGCCTCTACTTCTTCGACACCAAGAACTCCGCCCGGCCGGCGGACGACTACAGCAACCTCACCCCCGAGGTGCAGGTCCAGGGCGGCTGGCAGGGGTTCCGCGGGTTCATGTACCTGAACTCCGAGACCTTCACGATCAACGGCGCGCAGGCCGTCGCCGCCACGTACACCTTTCCCGGGGAGCCGTACTTCGACACGAACACGAACGGCAAGTGGGACACCGGCGAGCCGTACGTGAATCTCAACTACAACTCCCTGGCCGCACGGGGCGACGACCTCGAGGCGGATCCGGCGGACACGTACGGGTCGGGCGCCGGCCGGGTCTACAACCGGAAGGGCGCGTCGGTCCCGGGCACCGCGGACATCTGGGGGATCGTCTACAACACCGGGGAGTTCGACGCGCAGGGCAACCCGGTGATTCTCGGCTCGATGATCACGAAGAAAGGGCAGTCGAAGTCCGCCGGTACGGCCGATCTCTACTGGGACCCCAAGCTGATCGACGAGTGGCCGCCGTCGGACTGGGATCTGCCGCGCGTGGTCATCACCCGGTACGAGACCGATCCGTCCACGAACTGATTCCGGCGCTACAGTAGGCGCATGAGACCTCTTCTCGCACTCGTCGCCCCGCTCGCGCTCGTCGCGTGCGGGGCGCCCGCGCCCTCCCAGCCGAAAGAGCCCCCTCCGATCGTCGAGATGCCGCGGCGGGCCGCCGAGCCGGCGAAGCCGGCGGAACCTCCGGCGCCGCCGGCGGAACCGGCGCCGGGGCCGCCCCCCACCGCGACCCTGATCGACCTGGGAGGCACGCCGCCCCCGGCGCCGCCTCCCGCGCCGCCCCCGACCCCTTCCGCCGCGGCGAACGAGAAGCCCGACGCCGCGGCCGTCGCGATGTCGAACCGGCTCGAGCGCGAGCGCCGGGAGCAGCGGGTGAAGGAGGCCGAGGCGACGATCGCCGAGCTCGAGAAACGCCTGCTCGCGATCGCGAACCCGTTCCTCCCGCGGCCGCAGCTTCCCCCCGAGGAAGCCGAGGCCTGGCAGGGGCTCGACGGGGTCAAGCGGCGCGAGCGCGTGAACAAGCAGCTCGAGGAGGCGAGGACCGAGCTCGAGGCCGCGCAGCAGTCCCTGAAGGCGCTCGGGGGCAACTGACCTGCCGCGTCTTGCCAAGATCGTCGCGCGGCCGGTACCCTTCGCGCCGATGCCCCCCATCCTGCTCGTCGAGGACCGCGATTCCCTCCGGGCGGTGCTCCGCCAGACCCTCGAGGCGGAGGGGTACGAGGTGGAGGAGGCCGCCGACGGCAAACGCGCCGTCGCCGCGCTCGGCGCCTCGCGCTACCTCGCGGTCGTCACCGACCTGAAGCTCCCCGGCGCGGACGGTCACGCGGTGCTCGCGGCGGCCCGCGAGGCCGATCCCGACCTCCCCGTCGTCGTGATGACCGCGTACGGCACCGTGGAGGACGCCGTCGGCGCGATGAAGCAGGGGGCGTTCGACTTCCTCTCGAAGCCCGTCGACCCCGATCACCTGGTGCTCCTGCTGCGGCGCGCGGTGGAGCGCCGCCACCTGCTGGACGAGAACCTCCTCCTCAAGAAGGAGTTCGCGGAGCGCCTCGGGTTCCCGAGCATCATCGGCGAGTCCTCGGCCCTGGTGGAGGTGATCCGGCGGATCCGGAAGGCGGCGCCCGCGGACGCGACGGTGCTGCTCGAAGGGGAGTCCGGAACCGGCAAGGAGCTGTTCGCCCGCGCGATCCACCACCTCAGCCCGCGCAAGGACGCTCCGTTCGTCGCGATCAACTGCGCGGCGATCCCCGAGACCCTCCTCGAGAGCGAGCTGTTCGGCCACGAGAAGGGGGCCTTCACCGGCGCGTCGTCGGCGCGCGCGGGGCGCTTCGAGCTCGCGGATCGCGGCACCCTCTTCCTCGACGAGATCGGCGAGCTCGGCGCGGGGGTGCAGGCGAAGCTCCTCCGCGTGCTGCAGGAGCGGAAGTTCGAGCGCGTCGGCGGGAACCGGACGATCGCGGTGAACGTGCGGATCGTCGCCGCGACCAACCGCGACCTCAAGGCGGAGGTCGGCGCGCGGCGCTTCCGCGACGACCTCTACTTCCGTCTCGCCGTGGTCACCGTGACGATCCCCCCGCTGCGCGACCGTCGCTCGGACGTCGCGCTCCTCGCGCGTCACTTCCTCGAGAAGTACCGGCGGGAGATCGGTCGTGACCGACTCGAGTTCTCGCCCGAGGCGCTCGAGGCGCTGCGCGCCCATCGCTGGCCGGGCAACGTCCGCGAGCTCGAGAACCTGGTCGAGCGGGTGGCGATCCTCGCCGAGGGGGATCGACTCGAGCCGGGCCATCTCGGCCTCGAGGGAGTCGCCGCCACCCCGACCGACCTCGCCGCCTTCGCGCGCGTCGTCGGGCTGGACGGCGGTCTCGACGCCGTGTCCACGCGTGCGCGGGACCTCGCCGAGCGGCTCATGGTCGAGCGCGCCCTCGCGGAGACGGGCGGCAACAAGACGCGCGCCGCCCAGATGCTCGACGTGAACTACAAACGCCTCCTCGTCCGCATCCGCGAGCTCGGGCTCGAGAGCGAGCGCGAGGAAGAGCCCTCCAAGGAGACGCCGTGAGCCGACAGGAACTGGCAGGACGCGACGTGATCTCGCTGCTCGACTTCACCCCCGACGAGGTGGCGTGGCTGATCGAGCTGGCCGGGGAAGTCAAGGCCAACCCCAAGCATTACGCGCAGGCGCTTTCCGGCCGGACGCTGTTCATGTATTTCGAGAAGCCCTCCCTCCGCACGCGCGTGACGTTCGAGGCGGGCATGACCCAGCTCGGGGGCCACGCGATCTACTACACCGCGCAGGAAGGGAAGATCGGCGTTCGCGAGAGCGTCGAGGACGTCGCGCGCAACCTCG from Candidatus Polarisedimenticolaceae bacterium harbors:
- a CDS encoding sigma-54 dependent transcriptional regulator; this encodes MPPILLVEDRDSLRAVLRQTLEAEGYEVEEAADGKRAVAALGASRYLAVVTDLKLPGADGHAVLAAAREADPDLPVVVMTAYGTVEDAVGAMKQGAFDFLSKPVDPDHLVLLLRRAVERRHLLDENLLLKKEFAERLGFPSIIGESSALVEVIRRIRKAAPADATVLLEGESGTGKELFARAIHHLSPRKDAPFVAINCAAIPETLLESELFGHEKGAFTGASSARAGRFELADRGTLFLDEIGELGAGVQAKLLRVLQERKFERVGGNRTIAVNVRIVAATNRDLKAEVGARRFRDDLYFRLAVVTVTIPPLRDRRSDVALLARHFLEKYRREIGRDRLEFSPEALEALRAHRWPGNVRELENLVERVAILAEGDRLEPGHLGLEGVAATPTDLAAFARVVGLDGGLDAVSTRARDLAERLMVERALAETGGNKTRAAQMLDVNYKRLLVRIRELGLESEREEEPSKETP